A window of Vigna radiata var. radiata cultivar VC1973A unplaced genomic scaffold, Vradiata_ver6 scaffold_194, whole genome shotgun sequence contains these coding sequences:
- the LOC106779366 gene encoding glyoxylate/hydroxypyruvate reductase HPR3-like — MAEEVNHSSSDMKGLPKVLVLGPPFCFSSLQPLYSHKFHFLKSHLSDLSLQHFLQLHHPPSITAIICDSGYSVTAEVLRLLPSLRLLVTTSAGTNHIDLRECGRRRIQVAGAGGMFSEDVADMAVALLIDGMRKISAADRWLRTQNRHNAPWHSFPLGSKLSGKQVGIIGLGSIGMEVAKRLESFGCIISYNSKHKKAAVSYPFYSSVVELATTCEVLVLCCELNEQTKHIINREVILALGKGGFIVNVGRGGLIDEKELVKCLMEGEIGGAGLDVFENEPRVPQELFEMNNVVLSPHAAAITAESFMNMCELAGGNLEAFFSNKPLITPVMLTE, encoded by the exons ATGGCAGAAGAAGTAAACCATAGCAGCAGTgacatgaaaggtcttccaaaaGTGCTGGTTCTAGGTCCTCCTTTTTGCTTCTCATCACTTCAACCTCTCTACTCTCACAAATTCCATTTTCTCAAATCTCACCTCTCAGATCTCTCGCTTCAACACTTCCTTCAACTCCATCACCCTCCCTCTATTACCGCTATTATCTGCGACTCCGGCTACTCCGTAACCGCTGAAGTCCTCCGCCTCCTTCCATCGCTCCGCCTCCTCGTCACCACCAGTGCCGGAACAAATCACATCGACCTCCGTGAGTGTGGCCGCCGCAGAATCCAGGTCGCCGGTGCCGGAGGTATGTTCTCGGAGGATGTGGCAGATATGGCCGTGGCTCTGCTCATTGACGGAATGAGGAAAATCTCAGCGGCAGATCGGTGGTTAAGGACGCAGAATCGCCACAATGCGCCCTGGCATTCATTCCCATTAGGGTCCAAG TTATCAGGGAAGCAAGTTGGGATTATTGGATTGGGAAGCATTGGCATGGAAGTGGCGAAAAGGCTCGAATCTTTTGGTTGCATAATCTCATACAACTCTAAGCATAAAAAAGCTGCAGTGTCATATCCTTTCTATTCCAGTGTTGTTGAGCTTGCAACTACTTGCGAAGTTCTTGTGCTCTGTTGTGAACTAAATGAGCAAACAAAACACATAATTAACAGGGAAGTCATTCTGGCGTTAGGAAAAGGAGGATTTATTGTAAATGTTGGAAGAGGGGGTCTTATTGATGAAAAGGAATTGGTAAAGTGTTTGATGGAAGGTGAAATTGGAGGTGCTGGTTTGGATGTGTTTGAGAACGAGCCTCGTGTTCCTCAAGAGCTCTTTGAAATGAATAATGTGGTTTTGTCTCCACATGCTGCTGCTATTACTGCGGAATCATTCATGAATATGTGTGAACTTGCTGGAGGGAATTTAGAAGCCTTTTTCTCAAATAAGCCCCTAATCACTCCAGTTATGTTGACTGAATAA
- the LOC106779372 gene encoding uncharacterized protein LOC106779372 isoform X1, producing MVDTFVSSLDSMACSAEVPLLRLGETLDFKIKCXAAGKXGNLRAMLSTLQYVISETDVVPSGYGDVVVNESIYVYLELQGTNSAETEQGKIKKIEELRKQIERLEKIMNAPGYEEKVLPNVRAKNQEKLDSLMLCSFALILLCTPICERGNFQILRSFERIARGRICDDCDLYALSHHLAKMRGFAMI from the exons ATGGTAGATACATTTGTGTCGTCACTGGACAGTATGGCCTGCAGTGCAGAGGTCCCACTGCTC AGGCTCGGTGAAacattggatttcaaaattaagtGTCNNGCTGCAGGAAAAGANGGGAACTTGCGTGCTATGCTTTCCACCTTACAATAT GTAATCTCTGAAACTGATGTTGTTCCATCTGGATATGGTGATGTTGTTGTAAATGAGagcatttatgtttatttagaATTACAAGGAACTAATTCTGCAGAGACAGAACAAGGGAAGATCAAGAAGATAGAAGAGCTGAGGAA GCAAATAGAAAGACTAGAGAAGATTATGAATGCTCCAGGATATGAAGAGAAGGTTTTGCCAAATGTTCGAGCAAAGAACCAGGAAAAGCTAGATTCCCTAATGCTTTGTTCCTTTGCACTGATTTTACTGTGCACACCAATTTGCGAGCGAGGAAACTTTCAAATTTTGCGTTCGTTTGAACGGATTGCACGCGGACGGATTTGCGACGATTGTGACTTATATGCATTGTCTCACCATCTCGCAAAAATGAGAGGATTTGCGATGATTTAA
- the LOC106779372 gene encoding valine--tRNA ligase, mitochondrial 1-like isoform X2, with protein MRLGETLDFKIKCXAAGKXGNLRAMLSTLQYVISETDVVPSGYGDVVVNESIYVYLELQGTNSAETEQGKIKKIEELRKQIERLEKIMNAPGYEEKVLPNVRAKNQEKLDSLMLCSFALILLCTPICERGNFQILRSFERIARGRICDDCDLYALSHHLAKMRGFAMI; from the exons ATG AGGCTCGGTGAAacattggatttcaaaattaagtGTCNNGCTGCAGGAAAAGANGGGAACTTGCGTGCTATGCTTTCCACCTTACAATAT GTAATCTCTGAAACTGATGTTGTTCCATCTGGATATGGTGATGTTGTTGTAAATGAGagcatttatgtttatttagaATTACAAGGAACTAATTCTGCAGAGACAGAACAAGGGAAGATCAAGAAGATAGAAGAGCTGAGGAA GCAAATAGAAAGACTAGAGAAGATTATGAATGCTCCAGGATATGAAGAGAAGGTTTTGCCAAATGTTCGAGCAAAGAACCAGGAAAAGCTAGATTCCCTAATGCTTTGTTCCTTTGCACTGATTTTACTGTGCACACCAATTTGCGAGCGAGGAAACTTTCAAATTTTGCGTTCGTTTGAACGGATTGCACGCGGACGGATTTGCGACGATTGTGACTTATATGCATTGTCTCACCATCTCGCAAAAATGAGAGGATTTGCGATGATTTAA